Proteins from one Pontibacter korlensis genomic window:
- a CDS encoding deoxynucleoside kinase, with the protein MHIAIVGNIGAGKTTLATKLAQHFKWDLYLEAVDNNPYLKDFYEDMERWAFHLQVFFLNSRFNQVQQIQANSKSVIQDRTIYEDAHIFAKNLHQSGLMSTRDYENYYALFQSMISMVKAPDLMIYLKADLPKLIGQIEKRNRDYESSISINYLRNLNEHYNTWMSNYDLGKLLVIDVNNMDFVANPEDLGTIIEKIQGELFGLF; encoded by the coding sequence ATGCATATCGCGATAGTTGGCAATATTGGTGCCGGCAAAACAACGCTGGCTACAAAGCTGGCCCAGCACTTTAAATGGGATTTATACCTGGAGGCGGTAGATAACAACCCTTACCTGAAGGATTTTTATGAGGACATGGAACGGTGGGCGTTCCACCTGCAAGTGTTCTTCCTGAACAGCCGCTTTAACCAAGTACAGCAGATACAGGCTAACAGCAAGAGTGTAATTCAGGACCGTACTATCTACGAGGATGCCCATATTTTTGCCAAGAACCTGCACCAGTCTGGCTTGATGAGTACCCGCGACTACGAAAACTATTATGCGCTGTTCCAGTCTATGATCAGTATGGTGAAGGCGCCTGACCTGATGATCTACCTGAAAGCTGACCTGCCAAAACTGATCGGACAGATCGAAAAGCGCAACCGCGATTACGAGAGCAGCATCAGCATCAACTACCTGCGTAACCTGAACGAGCACTATAACACCTGGATGAGCAATTACGACTTAGGCAAACTGTTGGTAATTGATGTGAATAACATGGACTTTGTTGCCAATCCTGAGGATCTAGGTACCATCATCGAAAAAATCCAGGGTGAGCTGTTCGGCTTGTTTTAA
- a CDS encoding dipeptidyl-peptidase 3 family protein — protein MKPRHILFASAMAAATFGCSSSTTDGNKTTTEEVAADSLQQKLDTYTSVRLTSDLSHLSENERKMIPLLIEASDIMNGLFWYEAYGKRDSLLATLDSEAAKRYVQINYGPWDRLNNNEPFIPGVGPKPEGANFYPTDMTKEEFEQADLKDKSSQYTFLRRDENGKLITVPYHVQFKDQVQQVAKLLKQAADLAEGAGLKKYLILRAEAMLTDNYQPSDLAWMEMKTNRLDIVIGPIETYEDKLFGYKAAHEAYVLIKDMEWSDRLSKYAAFLPELQRGLPVPAQYKKETPGTDSDLNAYDVVYYAGDSNAGSKTIAINLPNDEEVQLKKGTRRLQLKNAMQAKFDKIMEPIAEELIAEDQQQYVTFDAFFANTMFHEVAHGLGIKNTINNKGTVREALKEHASALEEGKADILGLYMITQLQEKGEVEGDLKEYYTTFLAGIFRSVRFGAASAHGKANMVRFNFFKENGAFEREEATGKYHVNYEKTREAMNKLSEKILTLQGNGDYAGVGELLNEQGQISAQLQADLDRLAQANIPVDIVFEQGTEVLGLNR, from the coding sequence ATGAAACCACGCCATATATTATTTGCCTCGGCCATGGCTGCGGCTACTTTCGGCTGTAGCAGCAGTACAACCGATGGTAACAAGACCACTACAGAGGAGGTAGCAGCAGATAGCCTGCAGCAGAAACTAGATACATATACTTCGGTTCGACTGACATCTGACCTGAGCCACCTGAGTGAGAATGAGCGAAAGATGATCCCGCTTCTGATTGAGGCATCAGATATAATGAACGGACTGTTCTGGTATGAAGCCTATGGCAAAAGAGATTCTCTATTAGCTACTCTGGACAGCGAAGCCGCCAAAAGGTATGTGCAAATCAACTATGGCCCATGGGACCGCCTTAACAACAACGAGCCGTTTATACCAGGAGTAGGGCCAAAGCCGGAGGGAGCTAACTTTTATCCGACAGATATGACGAAGGAAGAGTTTGAGCAGGCCGACCTGAAGGATAAAAGCAGCCAGTACACCTTCCTGCGACGCGATGAGAATGGTAAGCTGATCACGGTACCTTACCATGTTCAGTTTAAGGACCAGGTACAGCAGGTAGCAAAACTGCTGAAGCAGGCTGCTGATCTGGCAGAAGGTGCAGGCCTGAAGAAATACCTGATTTTGCGTGCAGAGGCCATGCTAACTGATAATTACCAACCATCGGACCTGGCCTGGATGGAGATGAAAACCAATAGGCTGGATATAGTTATTGGTCCGATCGAAACCTATGAGGATAAGCTGTTCGGGTACAAGGCTGCGCACGAGGCTTACGTACTGATTAAGGATATGGAGTGGAGCGACCGCCTGTCGAAATATGCGGCTTTCTTGCCGGAGCTACAGCGTGGCCTGCCTGTGCCGGCACAGTATAAAAAAGAAACTCCGGGTACTGACTCCGACTTGAATGCCTATGATGTAGTGTATTATGCCGGCGACAGCAACGCTGGTAGCAAAACCATTGCCATCAATTTGCCTAACGATGAGGAAGTGCAGCTGAAGAAAGGTACGCGCCGCCTGCAGCTTAAAAATGCCATGCAAGCTAAGTTCGATAAAATCATGGAGCCTATTGCAGAGGAGTTGATAGCCGAGGACCAGCAGCAGTACGTAACCTTCGATGCCTTTTTTGCCAACACCATGTTCCACGAGGTGGCGCACGGTCTGGGAATCAAGAACACCATCAACAATAAAGGCACAGTACGTGAAGCATTAAAGGAGCATGCATCTGCCTTGGAAGAAGGCAAGGCCGATATTCTGGGCTTATACATGATTACGCAGTTGCAAGAGAAAGGCGAAGTTGAAGGCGACCTGAAGGAGTATTATACTACCTTTTTGGCGGGTATCTTCCGATCTGTCAGGTTTGGTGCAGCCAGTGCGCACGGCAAGGCTAACATGGTGCGCTTTAACTTCTTTAAAGAAAACGGAGCCTTCGAACGTGAGGAGGCAACAGGTAAATACCACGTAAATTATGAGAAGACGCGCGAGGCAATGAATAAGCTGTCGGAGAAAATTCTGACGCTGCAGGGCAACGGCGATTATGCGGGTGTGGGTGAGCTACTAAATGAGCAGGGGCAAATTAGTGCTCAGCTGCAGGCAGACCTGGATCGCCTGGCCCAAGCCAATATACCAGTAGATATCGTGTTTGAGCAGGGTACAGAGGTATTGGGGCTTAACAGATAA
- a CDS encoding ArnT family glycosyltransferase — protein MSGRVNWENTSQPIYYFNQPPLYFYFIAAAGSAFGYSEVPLHLFQSLFSLLSIIYFYKLLCLFHRNFALLGTSFLALGPAFIVNQNLMVDVPVLSVSIIFIYLLIKYDEVHLKRDIYFAALILSIGLLFKYSLLPLFPILVYSVWQKKRLDLTPAILVPLLFLMAWTTLNYLEFGSSHMGGRHRNEISSKLLFDNSIAFLLTLGAVVPFSIVFIQSWFKARRRQAIVVSCFCLLIVVSAYVHVYGFQIRSFPHTIFWLAFLANGLVLIVLSFVGALEALLLPKARIVALWGISMAVFITLYAPFMATRHILLILPPLIILCGYLLDHASRATATISLILTCFLGLTLGVSDWLYADFYRRASKDALVSVPQGKKVWAVGHWGWQWYSKQENMHFYEYKISNLEAGDFLISPEVYPKQQIPNDIELAKVASIVYSPSIWNALTTAHFARFYNSYSTKLPWYLSNAPVDSVTVYKVVRTSCR, from the coding sequence ATGTCAGGTCGTGTCAATTGGGAAAACACTAGCCAGCCAATTTACTATTTTAACCAACCACCTCTATACTTCTATTTTATAGCTGCAGCAGGTAGTGCCTTTGGCTATTCGGAAGTCCCGTTACACCTATTTCAGTCTCTTTTTTCCTTACTAAGCATAATTTACTTCTATAAGCTGCTATGCCTCTTTCATAGGAATTTTGCTTTGCTAGGGACTTCGTTCCTCGCATTGGGACCTGCCTTTATAGTTAACCAGAACTTGATGGTAGATGTCCCTGTACTTAGTGTGTCTATTATCTTTATCTATTTACTTATAAAGTATGACGAGGTACACCTAAAGAGGGACATCTACTTTGCAGCTCTAATCCTTAGTATAGGCTTACTCTTCAAATACTCACTACTACCCCTCTTTCCTATACTTGTATACTCAGTTTGGCAAAAGAAAAGGCTCGATTTAACACCAGCCATTTTAGTGCCACTACTTTTCCTCATGGCCTGGACAACTTTAAACTACCTAGAGTTTGGAAGCTCCCATATGGGTGGTAGACATAGAAATGAAATCTCTTCAAAACTATTATTTGATAACTCTATTGCCTTTCTGCTTACTCTAGGTGCAGTGGTTCCTTTCTCTATCGTTTTCATTCAAAGCTGGTTTAAAGCAAGAAGAAGGCAAGCAATAGTTGTTAGTTGTTTTTGCTTGTTAATTGTTGTTTCTGCATATGTACATGTTTACGGCTTCCAAATAAGATCTTTCCCACATACTATATTTTGGCTTGCTTTCCTGGCTAATGGACTTGTGCTCATTGTACTTTCCTTCGTAGGTGCACTTGAAGCTCTACTCCTACCCAAAGCTAGGATAGTAGCACTATGGGGCATATCCATGGCTGTATTTATTACGCTTTATGCACCGTTTATGGCCACAAGGCATATTCTCTTGATTCTCCCTCCTCTGATAATTCTTTGCGGTTACCTACTCGATCATGCATCTAGAGCAACCGCTACAATATCACTTATTCTAACCTGCTTTTTAGGTCTGACTTTAGGTGTTTCGGATTGGCTTTATGCTGATTTTTATAGAAGGGCATCTAAGGATGCGTTGGTAAGTGTGCCACAGGGAAAAAAAGTGTGGGCAGTCGGTCATTGGGGCTGGCAGTGGTACAGCAAACAAGAAAATATGCACTTTTACGAATACAAGATATCTAATCTTGAGGCAGGAGATTTCCTTATTTCGCCGGAGGTATATCCTAAACAGCAAATTCCAAATGATATTGAACTTGCTAAAGTTGCAAGTATAGTGTACTCTCCAAGTATTTGGAATGCGTTAACAACAGCTCATTTTGCCCGCTTTTATAACTCTTATTCCACAAAACTTCCATGGTACCTCTCCAATGCGCCCGTAGATTCAGTTACTGTGTATAAGGTAGTAAGAACATCTTGTCGGTAG
- a CDS encoding alpha/beta hydrolase, which yields MSKVYLISGLGADWRMFQFLKLPEYIPYEHVEWIAPLYRHEPLHEYAQRLKAYINDPEPVLVGLSFGGVVAIELAKLLRPCKTIIISSLANRYDLPTYYRILGSTKLHHWMPFRLMQGMYPLAPFFFGAHTKAERKVLKQAFFEIDEQFLRWALEQMLAWPQEKVLPGLVQIHGTRDLVLPLRDRSDILKIQGGEHLMIMHQADKISAILASILEETWTKADTSLPPLRGNR from the coding sequence ATGAGCAAAGTATACCTGATAAGTGGACTGGGGGCAGATTGGCGCATGTTTCAGTTTCTGAAACTGCCAGAGTACATACCTTATGAGCATGTGGAATGGATTGCGCCGCTTTACCGCCATGAGCCACTTCATGAATATGCACAGCGCCTGAAAGCGTATATCAATGATCCGGAGCCTGTACTTGTAGGCTTATCTTTTGGAGGTGTGGTGGCCATTGAGTTGGCAAAATTGCTGCGTCCTTGCAAGACAATCATTATCTCCAGCCTAGCCAATCGGTACGATCTGCCAACATATTACCGCATACTTGGCAGTACCAAATTGCACCACTGGATGCCGTTCCGCCTGATGCAGGGCATGTATCCCCTAGCTCCTTTCTTCTTTGGCGCACATACCAAAGCTGAGCGAAAGGTTCTAAAGCAAGCTTTTTTCGAGATTGATGAACAGTTCCTTCGGTGGGCCTTGGAGCAGATGCTGGCATGGCCACAGGAGAAAGTGTTGCCAGGTTTAGTACAGATACACGGCACCCGCGATCTGGTCCTCCCGCTCCGCGACCGCTCTGATATCCTCAAAATACAGGGTGGGGAGCATCTCATGATTATGCACCAGGCCGACAAAATAAGTGCTATCTTAGCTTCGATTTTAGAAGAAACATGGACAAAAGCAGATACATCGTTACCACCACTAAGGGGCAACAGGTAG
- a CDS encoding APC family permease — protein sequence MHNSTNPIQEEEARDTSGFKREITLYDAIMIVTGGMIGSGIFIVTADISQAVVSPGYMLLVWLISGFLTMVGAASYGELSSMFPKVGGQYVYLKEAYNKMVAFLYGWTLFLVIQTGVIAAVGVAFARFTGVLIPWFSEDNVLLRIGSFNFSSVQLLTIISIIFLTYINSRGVKSGKMIQNIFGSTKLIALFGLILFGLLMGVNDTAVEANFSDFWGPSGASTALPTGMALVSALGIAMVGALFSADSWNNIGFSGDEIVNPKRTIVLSMVIGTAIVMGIYLLINLVYLLVLPMHGSPDATTVLGQGITYADNARVAAAAAEVIGGYKATVAIAILIMISTFSCNNGAILSGARVYYAIAKDGLFFEKMGRLNKNGVPAAALWLQCIWACLLCLSGTFNDLLDYVVFAVMLFYILTIVGIFVLRKKRPELPRPYKAFGYPVLPALYVLISSAICIILLIDKPKFTWPGLIIVALGIPVYYLFGNRFRKIKA from the coding sequence ATGCACAACTCTACAAATCCTATTCAAGAAGAGGAGGCGCGTGACACAAGCGGGTTCAAGCGCGAGATTACCCTCTACGACGCCATCATGATCGTGACAGGCGGCATGATTGGCTCTGGTATATTCATTGTAACTGCTGATATTTCCCAGGCCGTTGTAAGTCCCGGCTACATGCTTTTAGTATGGCTTATCTCTGGTTTCCTCACCATGGTAGGGGCTGCAAGCTATGGCGAGCTGTCCTCTATGTTTCCAAAGGTGGGCGGGCAGTACGTTTACCTGAAGGAGGCATACAATAAAATGGTTGCCTTCCTGTATGGGTGGACACTGTTTCTGGTGATACAAACTGGTGTCATAGCGGCCGTAGGAGTAGCTTTTGCTCGTTTTACAGGTGTACTGATTCCCTGGTTCAGTGAAGACAATGTGCTGCTGCGAATAGGCAGTTTCAACTTCTCGTCTGTGCAGCTTCTTACCATAATCAGCATTATCTTTCTTACCTACATTAATTCCAGAGGAGTTAAAAGTGGAAAGATGATCCAAAACATCTTTGGAAGCACCAAGCTGATAGCACTCTTTGGTTTGATACTTTTCGGCCTGCTGATGGGGGTAAACGATACAGCGGTTGAGGCAAACTTCTCTGACTTTTGGGGACCAAGTGGCGCTAGCACAGCTCTACCAACAGGCATGGCGCTGGTCTCGGCACTAGGCATAGCGATGGTGGGTGCTTTGTTCTCTGCCGACTCCTGGAATAACATAGGCTTTTCAGGAGATGAGATCGTAAACCCGAAACGTACCATTGTATTAAGTATGGTGATCGGCACAGCTATCGTAATGGGAATTTACCTGCTCATTAACCTGGTGTACCTGCTGGTGCTGCCTATGCACGGCTCTCCGGATGCCACCACTGTACTAGGGCAAGGCATCACGTATGCCGATAATGCACGCGTGGCTGCCGCAGCTGCAGAAGTGATTGGAGGATACAAAGCGACTGTAGCCATCGCTATACTCATCATGATATCCACATTCAGCTGTAATAACGGAGCCATACTTTCCGGAGCTCGCGTATACTACGCCATTGCAAAAGATGGTCTGTTTTTCGAGAAAATGGGCCGCCTGAACAAGAATGGCGTACCTGCAGCAGCACTTTGGCTACAGTGCATCTGGGCTTGTCTTTTGTGCCTTTCCGGCACCTTTAATGACCTGTTGGATTATGTGGTCTTCGCTGTTATGTTGTTCTACATACTGACAATAGTTGGCATATTTGTGCTGCGAAAAAAACGTCCGGAGCTACCCAGGCCATACAAAGCTTTTGGCTACCCCGTGCTGCCAGCACTTTATGTACTTATTTCCTCTGCCATCTGTATCATCCTGCTAATTGATAAGCCAAAGTTCACCTGGCCAGGCCTGATTATCGTGGCACTTGGTATACCGGTTTATTACCTCTTTGGTAACAGGTTCAGGAAGATTAAAGCTTAG
- a CDS encoding vanadium-dependent haloperoxidase has protein sequence MKRPFILASLLFLVLGVVTGCQNKNVDYRQAAADPEFLHQSVRELTDIIMHDIFSPPVASRIYAYTQLAAYEVLVHDYPAYKSLAGQLNGYKGIPQPAADAVYCFPLASLSAYLTVGRNLIFSTDMLDAYEEQLFAKYRKMGVPEDVFTRSVRYGQLAAKSIMAYAAEDGYKQTRGFRHTVSQEPGRWVPTPPAYMDAVEPFWFKVRPFVLDSCSQFAPAKPSVYSTDKNSDFYKEVMQVYETTNNMTDEQRQIASFWDCNPFVMHTTGHVMYATKKITPGGHWMGIAGIASRKVAADMMQTMEAYTRVAISLADGFISCWDEKYRSDRVRPETAINMLVDENWVPLLQTPPFPEYPSGHSVISNAAAVVLTDLYGPSFQYEDSTELAYGLPVRSFSSFEQAAEEAALSRLYGGIHFMPAIVNGSEEGKQVGAHIVSNLKTRN, from the coding sequence ATGAAGAGGCCATTTATACTTGCCAGTTTACTTTTTCTTGTTTTGGGAGTAGTAACTGGCTGCCAGAACAAGAATGTCGACTACAGGCAGGCGGCGGCTGACCCTGAGTTCCTGCACCAATCCGTTAGAGAGCTAACGGATATAATCATGCACGATATTTTCTCCCCGCCGGTAGCCAGCAGGATCTACGCCTATACTCAGCTTGCCGCCTATGAGGTGCTGGTTCACGACTACCCGGCCTACAAGTCGCTGGCAGGGCAGTTGAATGGCTATAAAGGCATACCGCAGCCAGCTGCAGATGCTGTTTATTGCTTCCCGCTCGCCAGTTTAAGCGCTTACCTTACTGTTGGCCGTAACCTCATCTTCTCAACCGACATGCTGGATGCCTATGAGGAGCAGCTGTTTGCCAAGTACAGGAAAATGGGTGTGCCGGAGGATGTTTTCACGCGTTCGGTACGGTACGGGCAGCTGGCAGCGAAAAGCATCATGGCTTATGCCGCTGAGGATGGGTATAAGCAGACAAGGGGATTTCGCCATACGGTATCTCAGGAGCCGGGCCGCTGGGTGCCCACACCACCAGCTTACATGGATGCCGTGGAGCCTTTCTGGTTTAAGGTGCGCCCCTTTGTGCTGGATTCCTGCAGCCAGTTTGCTCCGGCTAAGCCCTCTGTCTACAGCACAGATAAGAACAGCGATTTCTATAAAGAGGTGATGCAGGTCTATGAAACCACCAATAATATGACCGATGAGCAAAGGCAAATCGCCAGCTTCTGGGACTGCAATCCTTTTGTGATGCATACCACAGGGCATGTCATGTACGCCACCAAGAAGATAACCCCTGGAGGACATTGGATGGGAATAGCAGGCATTGCTTCGCGTAAAGTAGCAGCCGATATGATGCAGACCATGGAGGCTTATACCCGTGTGGCTATCTCGCTGGCTGATGGCTTCATCAGTTGTTGGGATGAAAAGTACAGAAGCGACCGCGTACGCCCGGAAACGGCGATAAATATGCTTGTGGATGAGAATTGGGTGCCTCTCCTGCAAACACCACCTTTCCCTGAGTACCCAAGCGGGCACAGTGTTATCTCAAATGCCGCAGCAGTGGTGCTGACAGACCTGTACGGCCCATCTTTTCAGTATGAGGACTCAACAGAGCTTGCCTATGGCCTGCCGGTGCGCTCCTTTAGCTCTTTTGAGCAAGCGGCCGAAGAGGCTGCCCTAAGCCGCCTTTACGGTGGTATACACTTCATGCCAGCCATCGTTAATGGCTCAGAGGAGGGAAAGCAAGTGGGGGCGCACATAGTCTCGAACCTCAAAACCCGTAACTAA
- a CDS encoding NAD(P)/FAD-dependent oxidoreductase — MQLSFWEQETYFKNIDVLIVGSGIVGLNAALHLKKQQPQLKVLVAERGLLPTGASSKNAGFACFGSPSEMLDDLQHHSEDEVFGLVERRWKGLKRLRQNLGDTAIDYHRWGGYELFEPQQQALYQSCLEQLPYLNKQLQSIVGQAEVFQSADEKISQFGFKGVQHLLLSTAEGQIDTGKMILALTQKVQAMGVLVLNGLEMQSLEEDEQGITAVTAQGLNLRARAALVATNGFAQKLLPTLQVQPARAQVLITKPIEHLKLKGTFHYDRGYYYFRNIGNRVLFGGGRNLAIETETTTELGLTELIQERLDNLLHEVILPGTPFEVEHRWSGIMGMGVGNAKTTLVQRVSERISCAVRLGGMGIAIGSLVGEEGAELVLQQV, encoded by the coding sequence ATGCAACTCAGCTTCTGGGAACAGGAAACATACTTTAAGAACATAGATGTACTGATTGTAGGCAGCGGCATTGTAGGGCTGAACGCTGCCCTGCACCTAAAAAAGCAACAGCCACAGCTAAAGGTGTTGGTGGCGGAGCGGGGCTTACTGCCTACCGGTGCTAGCTCCAAAAACGCTGGGTTTGCCTGCTTCGGCAGCCCCTCAGAGATGCTGGACGACCTGCAGCACCACTCTGAGGATGAAGTGTTCGGCTTAGTAGAGCGTCGTTGGAAAGGTCTCAAGCGCCTGCGCCAGAATCTTGGTGATACTGCCATAGATTATCACCGCTGGGGTGGCTATGAGCTGTTTGAGCCGCAGCAGCAAGCGTTGTACCAGTCCTGCCTGGAGCAGTTGCCTTACCTGAACAAGCAGTTGCAAAGTATAGTTGGCCAAGCGGAGGTATTTCAATCTGCAGATGAAAAAATAAGCCAGTTTGGCTTTAAAGGAGTACAGCACCTGCTGCTGAGTACTGCCGAGGGCCAAATAGATACTGGCAAGATGATTCTGGCGCTCACGCAGAAAGTACAGGCAATGGGCGTGCTGGTGCTGAACGGCCTGGAGATGCAATCGCTGGAGGAGGATGAGCAAGGTATAACGGCCGTTACGGCTCAAGGCCTGAACCTGAGGGCCAGAGCCGCTCTGGTGGCTACTAATGGTTTTGCCCAAAAGCTTCTTCCTACGCTACAGGTACAGCCCGCACGCGCGCAGGTGCTCATCACTAAACCTATTGAACACCTTAAGCTAAAAGGCACCTTCCACTACGACAGAGGTTATTATTACTTCCGTAACATCGGAAACAGAGTGCTGTTCGGTGGCGGCCGGAACCTGGCCATAGAAACCGAAACCACGACTGAACTTGGCTTAACAGAGCTGATACAAGAAAGGCTGGATAACTTGTTGCACGAAGTTATACTTCCAGGTACACCATTCGAAGTAGAGCACCGTTGGAGTGGCATTATGGGTATGGGTGTCGGTAATGCCAAAACTACCCTAGTACAGCGTGTGTCGGAGCGGATTAGCTGCGCCGTACGCCTTGGTGGTATGGGTATTGCCATCGGCTCTTTGGTAGGTGAAGAAGGAGCTGAGCTGGTACTGCAGCAGGTGTAG
- a CDS encoding vitamin K epoxide reductase family protein → MSTKDAIPPGWSYNPASWPQRLPIVIAALVGMGIATYLALFQLKVIDTVWEPFFGDGSRKILTSKTSQILPIPDAALGAIGYVADALGGIIGGVRRWRTMPWIVIAFGLAVGPLGFVSVLLVVLQPVLYDAWCTLCLSTALISVVMIGPAMDEMLASLQYMKRVKEANVSLWKAFWGYKEVQGRVI, encoded by the coding sequence ATGAGTACAAAAGATGCTATACCACCAGGCTGGAGCTATAACCCGGCCTCTTGGCCACAACGCCTGCCAATTGTAATTGCCGCTTTAGTAGGAATGGGCATTGCCACTTACCTGGCCTTATTTCAGCTAAAAGTAATCGATACTGTTTGGGAGCCGTTCTTTGGTGACGGAAGCCGCAAGATTCTCACCTCCAAAACCTCTCAGATCCTGCCTATACCCGACGCAGCACTAGGCGCTATAGGATACGTGGCAGATGCACTTGGCGGCATAATTGGTGGTGTACGCAGGTGGCGCACCATGCCTTGGATTGTGATTGCCTTTGGCTTGGCTGTAGGTCCATTGGGTTTTGTAAGCGTCCTGTTGGTAGTACTGCAACCAGTACTGTACGATGCCTGGTGCACCCTTTGCTTAAGCACAGCACTCATTTCTGTAGTGATGATAGGCCCTGCCATGGACGAGATGCTGGCTAGCCTGCAATACATGAAGCGTGTAAAAGAGGCTAATGTGTCGCTTTGGAAAGCATTCTGGGGCTACAAAGAAGTTCAGGGTAGAGTAATTTAA
- a CDS encoding SPW repeat protein → MWAQIINAILGIWLMASSAILGYADSKTITDNEHIIGPVIASFAIISWWEATRVVRLYNVPLGLWLLVAPWVLGFDNTTATINSMLVGAVVTGLSFVKGKIEETHGGGWIAVVKSDTLHARQAAKQPRTDLE, encoded by the coding sequence ATGTGGGCACAAATCATAAACGCAATACTAGGCATCTGGCTTATGGCCTCCTCTGCCATACTTGGCTACGCCGATTCTAAAACTATAACCGATAACGAGCACATCATAGGGCCAGTTATTGCAAGCTTTGCCATCATATCGTGGTGGGAGGCGACACGCGTTGTTCGCTTGTACAACGTACCACTAGGGCTCTGGCTGCTAGTGGCTCCATGGGTGCTAGGTTTTGATAACACTACAGCCACTATCAATAGCATGCTGGTAGGTGCAGTTGTAACAGGTTTAAGCTTTGTAAAAGGAAAGATAGAGGAAACCCACGGCGGAGGGTGGATTGCTGTAGTGAAGTCAGACACGCTGCACGCGCGCCAAGCGGCTAAGCAGCCGAGAACAGACCTGGAGTAG